In Methanobrevibacter sp., a genomic segment contains:
- a CDS encoding barstar family protein — translation MQLDGELIKQKGHDYLAEALDLPDYYGKNLDALYDCLTEMDCEIELINASAVDKDIIDTFKDAADENDFLKFESYP, via the coding sequence ATGCAGTTGGACGGCGAATTAATCAAACAAAAAGGCCATGACTATTTGGCCGAGGCACTTGACCTGCCGGACTATTACGGTAAAAACCTCGATGCATTATATGACTGCCTTACCGAAATGGACTGCGAAATAGAGCTGATCAATGCCAGTGCAGTCGACAAGGACATTATTGATACCTTCAAGGATGCAGCAGACGAAAACGACTTTTTGAAATTTGAAAGTTATCCATAA